One Tachysurus fulvidraco isolate hzauxx_2018 chromosome 2, HZAU_PFXX_2.0, whole genome shotgun sequence DNA segment encodes these proteins:
- the b3gnt5a gene encoding lactosylceramide 1,3-N-acetyl-beta-D-glucosaminyltransferase A yields the protein MDLGFLKGIKMFMNFRRVRKWHFLQLISMCCVFSTLILGWEQLENDVVSHIKSFSYRYLINSYDFINKSFSVSREEATSFGRFPYLIDHKNICREKDVLLLLFVKTSPENFIRRQAIRSTWGNETYIKKELGVNVKVVFIMGVHPDGHKRGAIQKQLQAEDLNHRDLVQQDFLDTFHNLTVKLLLQFRWAHANCAHARFLMSADDDIFVHMPNLVRLLEQLSSQGVVDLWVGHVHRGSPPVRRKDSKYYMPLQMYQWSSYPDYTAGAGYVVSQDVAAKIYQATLFLNASLHIDDVFMGICAITVGVSPQEHVYFSGEGKAPYHPCIYEKMITSHGHADDVGYLWKVATSQEVNGISSGFFGKLYCTAVKIRLLCWPSYTKKYSCKAAFS from the coding sequence ATGGATTTGGGATTTCTTAAAGGTATCAAAATGTTTATGAATTTCAGAAGGGTCCGAAAATGGCATTTCCTACAACTAATTTCCATGTGCTGTGTCTTCTCAACACTCATCCTGGGCTGGGAGCAGTTAGAAAATGACGTTGTGAGCCATATAAAGTCCTTCTCTTACCGCTACCTGATCAACAGCTACGATTTCATCAACAAATCATTCAGCGTGAGCCGTGAAGAGGCTACAAGCTTTGGTAGATTTCCGTACCTCATAGACCACAAGAACATATGCAGAGAGAAGGATGTGCTGCTTCTTCTCTTTGTTAAAACCTCCCCAGAGAACTTTATTAGAAGGCAGGCGATTCGCTCCACATGGGGTAACGAGACTTACATTAAGAAGGAGCTGGGTGTGAATGTGAAGGTGGTATTTATTATGGGTGTGCACCCAGATGGACACAAACGAGGTGCCATTCAGAAACAGCTCCAGGCTGAGGACCTGAACCATAGAGACCTGGTCCAGCAAGATTTTCTGGACACATTCCACAACCTTACTGTGAAACTCCTACTACAATTCCGCTGGGCACATGCCAACTGTGCCCATGCTCGCTTTTTAATGTCTGCCGACGATGACATCTTCGTCCACATGCCTAACCTGGTCCGCTTGCTTGAGCAACTCAGCAGTCAGGGGGTTGTGGATCTCTGGGTGGGACACGTTCACCGTGGCTCGCCTCCTGTGCGACGCAAGGACAGCAAATACTACATGCCCCTCCAGATGTACCAATGGTCCTCCTACCCAGACTACACGGCAGGGGCTGGTTATGTAGTGTCCCAGGATGTGGCTGCCAAAATTTACCAGGCCACTTTGTTCCTTAATGCCTCTCTCCACATCGATGATGTTTTCATGGGTATCTGTGCAATCACTGTTGGGGTTTCACCCCAGGAACATGTTTACTTCTCAGGTGAGGGGAAAGCCCCCTACCACCCATGCATTTACGAGAAGATGATCACCTCTCATGGACATGCGGACGATGTTGGCTATCTCTGGAAGGTGGCCACATCGCAAGAGGTAAATGGCATCTCTTCAGGTTTCTTTGGGAAACTATACTGCACTGCTGTGAAAATCAGGCTGCTTTGTTGGCCTTCCTATACAAAGAAATATTCTTGCAAAGCAGCGTTTTCATGA